A segment of the Acidobacteriota bacterium genome:
TCCGCCGGGTGAAGCGGTGTGAGCTGACCGTCGAGCAGGCCGGCAAGGTTGAAACCAGCAATCGGAACGACTATTGGCTTCTGCGGCTGGGCAATTCCAGGCGCCTCAAGGAACTGGTGAGCACGGGCGGAACCCGGCACTTCCGATTCCGACTGACCGGCGCCGCTGAAATCCTCGCTGCCTGTCGGTGGGATAACCTTCCGGATCGATACCCGCGCATCAGTTGCCCTGCGGAGTGAGGGATTCCGCACTTGCTTAGGGAATTTATGAATTTCATAATCAGCGTTTTTTTAGCGTTATTCGCGAGAGATCTCCTTTTCGTGACTTTTGCGGACGCGGATAAGGTAAAGAATCTTTCGCACAATTGAGGGGTAGCCCGCCAATCTGCCGGAAGGTGAACTCCATGGCCGGCTGGCTTGTTTCTCCGGTTATTCCTTCGCAATCTTAAGTTTGCGCCATCCTTTCCGCGGATGAAACCGGTCGAAAACGGCAGCGAGAAGGTCAGGGGGGTAAAGCCAGAAAGACAATTGACAATTTCACCTTGACAGGTGTAAATGGGAAGTGTTGGTTGTTTTCCCATGGCTTAGATGCGGGAACCCGGGCATGTCCCGGGCAGGGTTCATCTTGCCGATCCCCCGCCGGGGTCGGGACCGGTTAAACGGAATGGCGGCCTCGCGGTCGGCGCCCTGGCGGAGAGTTTCTCCGGGGAAAGGACGGATGAAGATGGGAGGGCCCTTGGACGGACCTGATTCTCACGGCGACGGTGGGGGCCCCGGCGAGGGGTTCCCGGGGGACTGGGTCCCCGGGCAGGCGGGGGTGGAGGTCCGGCTGATCGACAACCCCGGGTTGTGCGGGATCACCACGGGGCAGGTCCGGGACGGCAGGAACCGGGTGCTGGTGGAAGTCCTCTTCAGCCGTGAGGGGAAGCGCTGGAAGGCGTTCGAGCTGCTGGAGCGCTGCGGCGGGGAGGCGACGCCCTTCGACCTGGCTCGGGCGGGCCGGTTCGGGCTGCCGTCGGACCTGTACCGGCTCCTGGTGAACTCCAAGGTCCAGGGGGACCTCACCAACATCTTCTACAGCATGGCCGGGGGAAACACCGAGTTTTACGCCCACCAGTTCCGGCCGGTCCTGAAGTTCATCGAATCGCCCCACGGGCGGCTCCTCATCGCCGACGAGGTCGGCCTCGGCAAGACCATAGAGGCCGTCTACATCTGGCTGGAGCTGCAGGTCCGGGACGGGGCGCGGCGGCTGCTGGTGGTCTGTCCCTCCATGCTCCGGGAGAAGTGGCAGGGGGACCTTCGGGTCCGCTTCGGCATCGAGGCGGACATCGTCGACGCGCCGGCCCTCCTGCGGAAGCTGCGGGGGGACGACCGGGGCCTGGACACCGCCTTCACCCTCATCACCAGCCTGGAGGGGATCCGCCCGCCGAAGGGTTTCGAGAACGAGGCCCTGAGGGGCGACCGGGCCGAGCTCGGCCGGCTGCTGCACGCCCACGGGCCGGAAAACCCCCTGCTGGACCTCACCGTCATCGACGAGGCCCACTACCTCCGGAACCCCTCCACCGCCAGCCACCGACTGGGGACACTGCTGCGGGACGCGTCCGCCAACCTTCTGCTGCTGACCGCCACCCCCGTCCAGCTCCACGACGAGAACCTCTTCCACCTCCTCCGCCTGGTCGACCCGGACACCCTGATCAACCTCGACTCCTTCAAGGAGATCCTGGAAGCCAACAAGCCCGTGGTCAACGCGCTGCGGCACCTGTGGTCCCAGCCGCCCGCCGTCGGCCTGGCGCTGGAGAACCTCGCGGCCGCGGGGAAAAACCGCTTCTTCCGCGCCGACCCGCGGCTGCAGCGGGTCCGCGAGGAAATTCTCGCCCTGGACCCGTCGGACCACGCGGGAAGAGTCCGGACCGGCCGGCTCCTGGAAAACCTGTCCCTCGCCGGCCAGTACATGACGCGAACCCGGAAACGGGACGTCCTGGCCAACCGGGTCCTCCGCTCCGCGCAGGTTCTGGAGGTGGGCTTTTCAAGGGCGGAACGGACGGTCTACGAGGCCGTCACCCAGCGGATCCGGGAAGCCTCCTCCGGGCGGAGCGGGCCCTCCCTTTTCCACCTCGTGGCCCGTCAGCGGCAGATGGCCAGCTGCATGGCGGCGGCGTTGCAGGGATGGAACGACTCGGGGTTCCTGGCCGAGCTGTTCTGGGAGGATTTCGGCCTGGCCCCGGAAGACCGGGAGGAGGACGACCCGGGGCCGGAGTCGGCGGACGCGCTGGACGCCTGGCTGGAAGGGACGCTCGCGTCGGGGGAGTTCGACGTGGCCGAGCTGGAGCGGAACGACACCAAGTACCAGGCGCTCGTCACGTTCCTTCGCCCCCTGTTCGCGGAGCACCCGGGAGAGAAGGTCGTCCTGTTCGCCTTCTTCCGCGGCACCCTCGCATACCTCGAACGTCGCCTGCGCCGGGACGGGATCTCCTCGATCCTCCTCATGGGCGGGATGGGGGACGAAAAGTACGAGGTCCTGCGGACCTTCGCCCGGCCCGACGGGCCGTCCGTCCTGTTGTCCTCGGAAGTGGGCAGCGAGGGGATCGACCTCCAGTTCTGCCGGACCCTCGTCAACTACGACCTCCCCTGGAACCCCATGCGGGTGGAGCAGCGGATCGGCCGGCTCGACCGCCTCGGGCAGGCGGCGGAGCGGATCTCCATCGTCAGCTTTGTCCTCGGGGACTCCGTCGAAGAGCGGATTCTCAAGCGCCTCTACGAACGGATCCACATCTTCCGGGAGTCGATCGGGGACCTGGAGGAGATCCTGGGGCAGGTCACCCAGGACCTCCTGACCAGCCTGTTCGACCCCGAGCTGTCGGACGCCGAACGGGAGCACCGGGCCGAGGCGACCATCCTGGCGCTCGAGCGGAACCGGGTCGAACGGAACGAACTGGAAGAGCACGCCATCAACATGATGGCCTTCTCGGATTACCTCCTCCGGACGGTGGCCGACGACCGGGAAACGGGTCGGTGGCTGCAGCCCGCCGAACTCCGGTTCCTGGTGGACGACTTCTTCCGGCGCCACCACCCGGCGTGCGTCATGACGCCGTCCGCCGACCACCCGTGGCAGTGGGACATCACGCTCTCGCACGAGGCCCGGGTGGATCTCCACGTCTACCTTCAGAGCCGGCGCCCCACGGTGCAGACCCGCCTCCACCGCGCCACGACCCCCGTCTCGTGTCTCTTCAGCCTGAAGGACCCGCCGACCCGGTCCCACACTATGGAGCGGATCACCGCCATTCACCCGCTGATCCTCTGGATCCGCCACCACTACGCCGAGAACCCGGAGCAGCTTCTC
Coding sequences within it:
- a CDS encoding DNA/RNA helicase, superfamily II, SNF2 family protein, whose protein sequence is MDGPDSHGDGGGPGEGFPGDWVPGQAGVEVRLIDNPGLCGITTGQVRDGRNRVLVEVLFSREGKRWKAFELLERCGGEATPFDLARAGRFGLPSDLYRLLVNSKVQGDLTNIFYSMAGGNTEFYAHQFRPVLKFIESPHGRLLIADEVGLGKTIEAVYIWLELQVRDGARRLLVVCPSMLREKWQGDLRVRFGIEADIVDAPALLRKLRGDDRGLDTAFTLITSLEGIRPPKGFENEALRGDRAELGRLLHAHGPENPLLDLTVIDEAHYLRNPSTASHRLGTLLRDASANLLLLTATPVQLHDENLFHLLRLVDPDTLINLDSFKEILEANKPVVNALRHLWSQPPAVGLALENLAAAGKNRFFRADPRLQRVREEILALDPSDHAGRVRTGRLLENLSLAGQYMTRTRKRDVLANRVLRSAQVLEVGFSRAERTVYEAVTQRIREASSGRSGPSLFHLVARQRQMASCMAAALQGWNDSGFLAELFWEDFGLAPEDREEDDPGPESADALDAWLEGTLASGEFDVAELERNDTKYQALVTFLRPLFAEHPGEKVVLFAFFRGTLAYLERRLRRDGISSILLMGGMGDEKYEVLRTFARPDGPSVLLSSEVGSEGIDLQFCRTLVNYDLPWNPMRVEQRIGRLDRLGQAAERISIVSFVLGDSVEERILKRLYERIHIFRESIGDLEEILGQVTQDLLTSLFDPELSDAEREHRAEATILALERNRVERNELEEHAINMMAFSDYLLRTVADDRETGRWLQPAELRFLVDDFFRRHHPACVMTPSADHPWQWDITLSHEARVDLHVYLQSRRPTVQTRLHRATTPVSCLFSLKDPPTRSHTMERITAIHPLILWIRHHYAENPEQLLPVASARLDTREAREEAGLYAYCIHSWRFEGIRTEKRLVFLARHLESGTFLSPDASERLVFRAVTHGRSILNPDAVTIDLDGLADLASSCEERLVQDYLDARLSFQAENENRCRVQEQSARAYYERKQNYLLGLLDRFRAEGSDRMVRLTEGRLRPVVHDLDVKLKQIADHRVTKSDDGFLGIGVIEVSG